In the Chryseobacterium sp. MYb264 genome, one interval contains:
- a CDS encoding helix-turn-helix domain-containing protein, translating into MNSESDYIKTVFGLKLKQQRQKKNWSLQDLATKTGLSKSYLNEIENGKKYPKHDKIIQLSESLNCTFDDLVSTKLDKSLAPFNEILQSDFFKEIPLELFGINKNNLISIISDAPRKVTAFINALIEISQNYNLGKERFYFAVLRSFQELYDNYFPEIEDKALQFAQENKVEIGKNLQSDILENILSEKFNYKIQSENFEEYGTLDNLRSLFIPEKKLLLLNKKLERDQKTFILSKEIGFNVLELKNRPNTYSWLDFGSFEEILNNFYASYFAGALLISKQKIIRKTSEFFFQNEWNPQNFESLIEKFTNSPETFYYRLTNVLSSELGIKDLFYLCLVKKKNSDKIQILKELHLNHQQAPHANATNEQYCRRWIAVKNLHDLTENETLTDAQISHYKDQGFSYLVISTSQKNPFSDGSNRSYCLGILLNAQTIKKINFIKSSTLKTINVGVTCESCSIADCEVRQTPAVRLEKEHFNLNMKSAIEKIKKGCEAER; encoded by the coding sequence ATGAATTCTGAAAGTGACTATATCAAGACGGTTTTCGGGCTAAAACTGAAACAGCAAAGACAAAAGAAAAACTGGTCTTTGCAGGATCTCGCTACAAAGACCGGATTGTCTAAATCTTACCTCAATGAAATTGAAAATGGCAAAAAATATCCGAAGCACGATAAAATTATTCAGCTTTCAGAATCACTGAACTGCACTTTTGATGATTTAGTATCGACAAAACTGGATAAAAGTTTAGCTCCATTTAATGAAATTTTACAATCGGATTTTTTCAAAGAAATCCCTTTGGAACTTTTCGGAATCAATAAAAATAATTTGATAAGTATTATCAGCGATGCACCAAGAAAAGTAACTGCGTTCATTAATGCTTTGATCGAAATTTCTCAGAATTATAATTTAGGAAAAGAACGATTTTACTTCGCTGTTCTTCGTTCGTTTCAGGAATTGTATGACAATTATTTCCCTGAAATTGAAGATAAAGCATTACAGTTTGCGCAAGAAAATAAAGTAGAGATTGGTAAAAATCTACAGTCGGATATTTTAGAAAATATCTTATCTGAAAAATTTAATTATAAAATTCAGTCAGAAAATTTTGAAGAATATGGAACTTTAGACAATCTCCGTTCGCTTTTTATTCCTGAAAAAAAACTATTGCTTTTAAATAAAAAATTGGAACGGGATCAAAAAACATTTATTCTATCAAAAGAAATCGGCTTCAATGTTTTGGAATTAAAAAATCGTCCAAATACATACTCCTGGCTGGATTTTGGAAGTTTTGAGGAAATTTTAAATAATTTTTATGCTTCTTATTTTGCCGGAGCATTATTGATTTCAAAACAAAAAATCATTAGAAAAACTTCAGAATTTTTCTTTCAGAATGAATGGAACCCCCAAAATTTTGAAAGTCTGATTGAGAAATTCACCAATTCACCGGAAACTTTTTATTACCGATTAACGAATGTACTTTCTTCAGAATTGGGAATTAAAGATTTGTTTTATTTATGCCTTGTTAAAAAGAAAAATTCAGATAAAATTCAGATTTTAAAAGAGTTACATTTAAACCATCAACAAGCTCCACACGCAAATGCAACCAACGAACAATACTGCAGAAGATGGATTGCTGTAAAAAATCTACACGATTTAACTGAAAATGAAACTTTGACGGACGCCCAGATTTCTCATTACAAAGATCAGGGATTCAGCTATTTGGTGATTTCTACTTCACAAAAAAACCCGTTTTCGGATGGAAGTAATCGAAGTTATTGTTTAGGAATTCTGTTGAATGCTCAAACTATTAAGAAAATCAATTTCATTAAATCATCAACTTTAAAAACGATAAACGTTGGTGTAACTT